The sequence below is a genomic window from Silene latifolia isolate original U9 population chromosome 7, ASM4854445v1, whole genome shotgun sequence.
TGCCAATTTTGATAATGCATCGGCAAATTGATTTTCATCTCTCAGAAGATGAACATATTTGACATCATCAAAGAATCGTTCCAATTCCTCGATCCTCATTTGATAAGGAGCCAAACTTTCACTTTTGATTTTCCAGGACCCGGTTAATTGATTGATTACCAAAGATGAGTCCCCGTGCAATAGAAGTCGTTCCACGCCTAGGTTTAGAGTGCTACGCAAACCGAGCAaacatgcttcgtattcggcggcattgttggtgacattGAAGTCCAATTTGATTGAGACTGGCAGATGTTCACCTGTTGGGGAAATGAGGAGGATTCCGACTCCATATCCCATGTAgttggatgctccatcaaaatatagGTCCCACACATCATCTTCGATATGGATTACGTTCtcatcgggaaatgaccaagtgtcgatTGCCTCGGTTTCTTCAATTGGATTTTTGGCAAGGAAATAAGCCACTACCTTTCCTTTTATAGATTTTAAGGGTACGTATTTGACGTCGAATTCGGATAGCATAAGGGTCCATCTTGACATTCTACCACTTAGTAcaggtttttcaaacaagtacttgatCGGATCCATTTTTGAATAAATGTTAATactgtagctaagcatgtagtgccTTAACTTCTATATGGCGCAAACCAAAGCTAAGCATGTGTTTTCAAGTGGAGTATATTTCACTTCATAttctaagaactttttactaaagtagtaaattgctctttcttctttgtcaaTAGTTTGGGCTAGCATAgcccccattgcagtatccgTAACTGTAAGGTACAGTGATAAGGGCAACCAAGATACATGTGCGCTTAGAACTGGAGGTGACGATAACACTTCTTTGACTTTGTCAAAAGAAGCTTGGCATTGTTCATCCCAGATTTCATGTTCTCCAACCATTAGTTTCTTAAAGATCAGCTCGCATATCATTGTTAGCTTCACGACAAATCGGCTTATATATTAGACTCGGCACAAAAAACCTCGCATTTTTTTCTCAGTCCTGCGAGGAGCCATTTCTACGATAGCCTTGATTTTGGACGGGTCCATTTCAATGCCACTGTGGCTAACGATTTGACCCAATAGTTTACCCGAAGTGactccaaatgcacatttctgtgGATTTAATCTCATGTTGTATATTCGCAATCTTTCGAATAACTTTTGAAGTGCTTCGAGATGACCACTTCGTTTTTTGGATTtcacgatcatgtcatcgacataaacttctacttctttgtgcatcatgtcatgtagcaacaTCGTTGCTGTCCTTCGATATGTTGCCCCGGCATTGATCAAACCGAAAGGCATCACGGTATAACAaaaggttccccattgcgttgtgaaggcggttttgtgcatatcttcctcggccatttttatTTGGTTATATccggcatacccatccatgaatgatagaagAGCGTGATTAGCGGTATTGTCGACCAACATGTCGATATGAGGAAGTGAAAAATcatccttcggacttgccttatTTTGATCACGAAAATCCACACAAACTCGGAGtttcccgtctttctttggtactggAACGACGTTAGCAACCCAATCTGAATATTCCGAGACTTTGataaacccggctttgaattgtttgtcgatTTCTTCCTTTACCTTTACGGACCACTCGGTACGCATTCTACGTAGCTTCTATTTTACTGGCTTAAAACCCGGCTTGATCGGGATTTTATGTTATGCGATTTCCCGGTCAATTCCCGgcatgtccttgtaggaccaTGCAAATACATCTTTGAAAGCCCCCAGTAGATTGATAAACCCTCGTCTTTCTTCGggatctaaggtagtttctatcTTAAGTTCCTTCGGTTTAACTAAGGTTCCCATATTaatggtttcggtatcttcgattacCGAGCTTATTTGGTCATATTCTTCTAACCTTTTAACCAATTGTGGAGGCGGTTCTACCTCATCGTCATCTTCAATCAATTCGCCTTCGACCTCATTCTCAATGTCATtactaaaacaatcattttcaaaaattgaattgcaatgtaaataaaacaagtcataagcaaactggttcattttattattaatttgaaaattcaCGAAATGCGATAATATTTGGGCCAACTGATAAGAATTCAGTTGTGgaataggggtattcgggacaggccccggaataccagcaTGAGAAGAAAAGATTGGGGAGGGGGTGTTTTCAACACTTGACTCCTTAGACTCAGACTCAGGActcgactcggactcagactcggaATCAGTTTCAACATCTGGGTTGAATATCTTGCCTTCTCCAGCTGTCAATTTGAATAAAGGCCCTTTGTTGTCGGTCCATTTAATGGTTTTCCGCCATACCGAgctagtcctctgagg
It includes:
- the LOC141590100 gene encoding uncharacterized protein LOC141590100, translated to MDPIKYLFEKPVLSGRMSRWTLMLSEFDVKYVPLKSIKGKVVAYFLAKNPIEETEAIDTWSFPDENVIHIEDDVWDLYFDGASNYMGYGVGILLISPTGEHLPVSIKLDFNVTNNAAEYEACLLGLRSTLNLGVERLLLHGDSSLVINQLTGSWKIKSESLAPYQMRIEELERFFDDVKYVHLLRDENQFADALSKLAALINIPEHMDSMPICVERRSAPSYVNAIENPEESETDLWYTAILKYKETGEYPSDLDTRGKRALRMLTAQFIKTDDW